A single Paenibacillus kribbensis DNA region contains:
- a CDS encoding PTS mannitol transporter subunit IICB: MSTVDAKSNSNGGARVAVQRFGRFLSGMVMPNMGAFIAWGLITALFIPTGWFPNEGFAQLVDPMKNYLLPLLIGYTGGTMIHGQRGGVIGAIMTMGVIVGADIPMFLGAMVAGPLAAWVLKKFDKAIEGKVKSGFEMLVNNFSAGIIGAILALLAHVAIGPFVQIISQVLSAGVQFLVNAGLLPLVNLIIEPGKVLFLNNALNHGVLSPIALEEAARTGKSVLFMLESNPGPGLGILLAYCLFGKGSAKSSAPGAVIIHFFGGIHEIYFPYILMKPILILAAIAGGVVGTFCFMLTGAGLVAAPSPGSIIAYFLMTPKGGYLPMLSGVIAGAVVSFAVAAVLLKTGKQKEEGLEEAASRMKDMKNQSKGASANATVMEDNRESDRAAEIAADRTLKDKSEVNKIVFSCDAGMGSSAMGASILRKKMKQAGVDVTVTNTAISEIPQDADIVITQKTLTERAKTVAPNAEHISIDNFLKSPEYEALVERLKSDS, translated from the coding sequence ATGAGCACAGTGGACGCAAAGTCCAATTCAAATGGAGGCGCTCGCGTCGCCGTACAGCGTTTTGGCCGTTTTCTCAGCGGTATGGTTATGCCCAATATGGGAGCTTTTATCGCGTGGGGGTTGATTACGGCACTTTTCATTCCGACCGGATGGTTCCCGAACGAGGGTTTTGCCCAACTGGTTGATCCGATGAAAAATTATTTGCTGCCGCTGCTGATTGGTTACACAGGTGGCACGATGATTCACGGACAGCGCGGAGGTGTGATCGGGGCCATTATGACGATGGGTGTCATTGTGGGAGCAGATATCCCGATGTTTCTGGGCGCGATGGTAGCAGGTCCGCTCGCTGCATGGGTATTGAAGAAGTTCGACAAGGCTATTGAAGGCAAAGTCAAATCAGGTTTTGAAATGCTGGTCAATAATTTCTCGGCCGGGATTATCGGTGCCATTCTAGCACTGCTTGCCCATGTGGCAATTGGCCCGTTTGTACAAATTATCAGTCAAGTGTTGTCAGCAGGGGTACAGTTCCTCGTGAACGCAGGGCTTTTGCCGCTCGTCAACCTCATTATTGAGCCCGGAAAAGTATTATTTCTAAACAACGCACTGAATCACGGAGTATTGAGTCCAATTGCGCTGGAGGAAGCTGCAAGAACAGGCAAATCCGTTTTGTTCATGCTTGAATCCAACCCTGGGCCGGGGCTTGGTATTTTGCTGGCATACTGTCTGTTCGGTAAAGGATCTGCGAAGTCGTCGGCTCCTGGTGCAGTAATCATTCATTTTTTCGGCGGGATTCATGAAATTTATTTCCCTTACATTTTGATGAAGCCGATTCTGATTCTTGCTGCTATAGCGGGGGGCGTTGTAGGAACCTTCTGCTTCATGTTGACAGGTGCCGGACTGGTTGCTGCTCCTTCACCGGGCAGTATCATCGCTTATTTCCTGATGACACCAAAAGGCGGATATTTGCCAATGCTGAGCGGTGTGATAGCTGGGGCGGTCGTATCCTTTGCTGTTGCTGCAGTACTACTCAAGACAGGTAAGCAAAAAGAAGAAGGGCTGGAGGAAGCTGCATCCCGCATGAAAGATATGAAAAATCAAAGCAAGGGTGCAAGCGCTAACGCCACTGTAATGGAAGATAACCGCGAATCTGATCGTGCTGCCGAGATTGCCGCAGATCGAACGCTGAAGGACAAATCAGAAGTTAACAAGATCGTCTTTTCCTGTGATGCAGGTATGGGTTCAAGCGCTATGGGCGCCTCGATTTTACGCAAAAAAATGAAGCAGGCGGGTGTGGACGTTACGGTAACGAACACGGCAATCAGTGAAATTCCACAGGACGCGGATATTGTTATTACGCAAAAAACGTTGACAGAACGGGCTAAAACGGTAGCTCCGAATGCCGAGCACATTTCCATTGACAATTTCCTGAAAAGCCCTGAGTACGAAGCGCTGGTGGAACGTCTGAAATCCGATTCTTAA
- a CDS encoding BglG family transcription antiterminator codes for MNITKRQSDIVEYLLEQSQEVTAGEIAEKINVSTRTVHRELGAVEHWLAAHEVKLEKKSGIGIYVDADPAQLASLREQLMHTKSDEYSAEERKIVVLCMLLDTQEPIKLLALASDLKVTVTTVSHDLDELQGWIGERGLVLVRRRGYGVEITGREMDKRRAISELVLEYLDESDLFSSREELRPVTRVADKLLEMIGRENLLTVENTLWQPHDQWLENMVESKYMELLIQICVSLARLRLGYVVDHRLSYSKTDSDENIMLRAAMVERICTELSEALDIDFPEPERSYFRLLFRDAEDHSTRLLPLDDLVLLETVHELICRVEEETDTPLAEDRVLREGLIAHMAPVLKRLKEGKSIRNPLLQQIRKDYGSLFDSVKKAAADMTDMEVPDEEIGFLVMHFGASLERLRQFRREVRAIVVCTSGIGSSRLLATRLAKELPQIKIVDRASWFEAARIPKEDYDLIISTVELPLEPDRYLKISPLLTQEESDRLRNFIQHITLKHPNDHQQEQAVQPGQDMEWLTGLRKSLEEIVHIVQQFQVYPLENQGMDMQATVQAICMLEAGRGNVTEPSAVAAQLMERERQGSQVIPDTSIALVHTRSHYIRQPSLTLYKLTEPLLTDTGEQVECVLLMLGPRELPRESLEVLSEISALLLQEEMVTLLERGSREHIANYISSELAEFFHSKLGTGRKLP; via the coding sequence ATGAATATTACGAAACGACAATCTGACATCGTGGAATATCTTTTGGAGCAGTCCCAAGAGGTTACGGCCGGGGAAATTGCCGAGAAGATCAATGTCAGCACAAGGACAGTTCACCGTGAACTCGGCGCAGTCGAGCATTGGCTGGCGGCTCATGAGGTAAAGCTGGAGAAAAAATCAGGGATCGGTATCTATGTGGATGCCGACCCGGCTCAGCTTGCAAGCCTGCGGGAGCAATTGATGCATACGAAGTCGGACGAATATTCGGCTGAGGAAAGAAAGATCGTGGTTCTTTGTATGCTGCTGGATACACAGGAGCCGATCAAACTGCTGGCGCTGGCTTCTGATTTGAAGGTCACGGTCACTACTGTCAGCCATGATCTGGACGAATTGCAAGGCTGGATCGGGGAACGGGGACTCGTGCTTGTGCGCAGACGCGGATATGGTGTCGAGATTACAGGCCGGGAGATGGACAAAAGACGGGCGATTTCCGAGCTGGTTCTCGAATATTTGGATGAATCAGATTTGTTTTCCAGTCGGGAGGAGCTTCGTCCTGTGACACGTGTCGCCGACAAATTGTTGGAGATGATTGGCAGAGAGAATCTGCTGACCGTGGAAAATACTCTCTGGCAGCCCCATGATCAATGGCTGGAAAACATGGTGGAAAGCAAATATATGGAGCTGCTGATTCAAATTTGTGTTTCGCTAGCACGTCTGCGACTCGGGTATGTTGTGGATCATCGTCTCTCGTATTCGAAAACAGATTCGGACGAGAATATCATGCTGCGCGCGGCGATGGTGGAACGCATATGCACGGAATTGTCAGAGGCGCTGGATATTGACTTTCCAGAGCCGGAACGATCTTATTTCAGGCTGTTGTTTCGTGATGCCGAGGATCATTCCACCCGGCTGCTGCCGCTGGATGATCTCGTACTGCTGGAGACCGTTCATGAGTTGATTTGCCGTGTGGAGGAAGAGACAGACACGCCATTGGCAGAGGATCGCGTTCTGCGTGAAGGGCTGATTGCCCATATGGCTCCGGTACTCAAACGTTTGAAGGAAGGCAAGTCGATCCGTAACCCCCTCCTTCAGCAAATCCGCAAGGATTACGGCAGCTTGTTCGACTCGGTGAAAAAGGCTGCCGCAGACATGACAGACATGGAAGTACCAGATGAAGAGATCGGATTTCTCGTCATGCATTTCGGCGCTTCGCTGGAACGGCTGCGACAATTCCGGCGGGAGGTACGGGCCATCGTTGTCTGCACAAGCGGCATTGGATCATCCAGACTTCTGGCAACAAGGCTCGCCAAGGAGCTTCCACAGATCAAAATTGTAGATAGGGCGTCTTGGTTCGAGGCGGCGCGAATTCCGAAGGAGGATTATGATCTGATCATTTCGACAGTGGAGCTGCCACTTGAACCGGATCGATATCTCAAGATCAGCCCGCTGCTGACGCAGGAGGAGAGTGACCGCCTGCGTAACTTTATCCAGCATATTACACTCAAGCATCCCAATGACCATCAGCAGGAACAGGCTGTTCAGCCCGGTCAGGACATGGAGTGGCTTACCGGGCTGCGGAAAAGTCTTGAGGAAATTGTACACATTGTACAGCAATTTCAAGTATATCCGCTTGAAAATCAGGGGATGGATATGCAGGCTACCGTACAGGCCATATGCATGCTGGAGGCGGGGCGGGGAAATGTCACAGAGCCTTCTGCCGTTGCTGCACAACTCATGGAAAGAGAACGCCAAGGTAGTCAGGTTATCCCTGATACCTCGATTGCTTTAGTTCATACGCGCAGCCACTATATTCGCCAGCCTTCACTTACCTTGTATAAGCTGACAGAGCCGCTGCTGACGGATACAGGCGAACAGGTAGAATGCGTGCTGCTGATGTTGGGACCTCGCGAGCTGCCGAGAGAAAGCCTGGAGGTATTGAGCGAGATTAGTGCATTACTTTTGCAGGAAGAGATGGTTACGCTACTGGAGCGCGGTAGCCGGGAGCATATTGCCAATTATATATCGAGTGAGCTGGCTGAATTTTTTCACAGTAAATTAGGAACAGGGAGGAAGCTACCGTGA
- a CDS encoding DUF6055 domain-containing protein: MKKKHVTRKTRKERALAAGVSALAMTLAFTGGLSLHTQSVSAQSEPEVEMVADSLSESRNVVEATYAVETAYAVQAAYSVRGVHNDAEVISKANANVYESEHFQFLWGNGGESKKVTKAFLEGNAKILEDNWDLFINKLKMTPPTRSTHEWIRDNKDYKVNVVILGTGLHLYEGGWAFAGLDSEGYPYLMCAPDAMSPRVQPGLPVPHEFGHVVQFAQGSNSWRGNDYLGPWSEAVGNWFREEYTSSDAYKQQSGTEGATDFSALYLRASTLTAVNGRAYYEAWPLLKYLEENPDGLPGYGSGFVAKLLQSGKPENPTESIYEVIQRINPQVKVQEMIGRFASRMATFDFSNQKLYKRNVENMLRYGELYWQQYYTMMLKVDGSENVYTIPSERAPQATGYNIIPLDAKIPANASSTTVRVKLDGLAKANGAGWQAYLIVENKNGKSRYSRSFGNGESVQEEVFNGEKAYLSVAATPTLESMQKTKIGIGSWQRKFSEKNIPFESKPQYPYQVTLENAEPQMRKVEESTGIRGHVHRNGGGFVADSARVDDSVYVAKNAKVLDSATVTGNVRIEDSAVVRGAARVSGSAKITDYALVRGSAQIGESATLSGYAIADGSAKITGHGHVGDQAVVTEQAEVSEYGQVVESALVKGYYTVSGHAVVKGLSIGHGGVSKREHGGATGQAVTYGDFFDDMGYTISGGSFAGYESLEASVKNFRDGYARSDGKGGYMR, encoded by the coding sequence ATGAAGAAGAAACATGTGACAAGAAAAACAAGAAAAGAGCGTGCGCTGGCAGCAGGAGTGAGTGCCTTGGCCATGACACTGGCATTTACCGGGGGGCTGTCTCTGCATACGCAGAGCGTATCGGCTCAAAGTGAGCCGGAAGTAGAAATGGTTGCCGATTCACTTAGCGAGAGCCGAAATGTGGTAGAAGCAACCTACGCGGTAGAAACAGCCTACGCGGTACAAGCAGCCTACTCTGTACGCGGTGTTCATAATGATGCGGAAGTGATTTCCAAAGCAAATGCCAATGTATACGAATCGGAGCATTTTCAGTTCCTATGGGGCAACGGCGGGGAATCTAAAAAAGTAACCAAGGCTTTCCTGGAGGGAAATGCAAAGATTTTGGAGGATAACTGGGATTTATTCATAAATAAGCTTAAAATGACACCGCCTACCCGTTCGACTCATGAGTGGATACGCGATAATAAAGATTACAAGGTCAACGTGGTCATTCTGGGAACCGGGCTTCATCTCTACGAGGGGGGATGGGCTTTTGCCGGGCTTGACTCAGAGGGGTATCCATACTTGATGTGCGCTCCGGATGCCATGAGTCCCAGAGTGCAGCCAGGTTTGCCAGTCCCTCATGAATTTGGACATGTAGTACAATTTGCCCAAGGAAGCAACAGCTGGAGAGGAAATGATTACCTTGGCCCTTGGAGCGAAGCGGTGGGCAACTGGTTCCGCGAGGAATACACGTCCAGTGACGCTTATAAACAACAGTCAGGTACGGAGGGAGCAACCGACTTTTCCGCTCTATATTTACGCGCAAGCACGTTGACCGCCGTAAATGGGCGGGCATATTACGAAGCCTGGCCGCTCCTGAAATACCTTGAGGAAAATCCGGATGGCTTACCTGGTTACGGATCGGGTTTTGTCGCAAAGCTGCTGCAATCCGGGAAACCGGAAAACCCAACGGAGTCCATCTATGAGGTGATCCAAAGAATTAATCCTCAAGTAAAGGTGCAGGAGATGATTGGCCGTTTTGCCAGCAGAATGGCTACTTTTGATTTCAGTAATCAGAAGCTCTACAAGCGCAATGTCGAGAACATGCTCAGGTACGGAGAACTTTATTGGCAGCAGTATTATACGATGATGCTTAAAGTGGATGGAAGTGAGAATGTCTATACCATTCCTTCTGAGCGTGCCCCTCAGGCTACCGGCTACAACATCATCCCGCTTGATGCAAAGATTCCTGCAAACGCTTCCTCCACCACAGTACGAGTCAAATTGGATGGCTTGGCTAAAGCAAACGGTGCTGGCTGGCAAGCATATCTTATCGTTGAAAATAAGAATGGAAAAAGCCGGTATAGCCGTTCTTTCGGTAACGGGGAATCCGTTCAGGAAGAAGTCTTTAACGGGGAAAAAGCTTATTTGAGCGTGGCGGCAACCCCTACGTTGGAAAGCATGCAAAAAACTAAAATAGGTATTGGAAGCTGGCAAAGAAAGTTCTCCGAAAAAAATATTCCGTTTGAATCCAAACCGCAATATCCTTATCAAGTCACCTTGGAAAATGCTGAACCGCAAATGCGTAAGGTTGAAGAAAGTACCGGCATCAGGGGGCACGTACACAGAAATGGCGGAGGTTTCGTAGCCGACAGCGCTCGGGTCGATGATAGTGTCTATGTGGCTAAGAATGCCAAGGTTCTTGACAGTGCAACCGTGACCGGGAATGTCCGCATTGAAGATTCTGCTGTGGTGCGCGGTGCCGCAAGAGTAAGCGGCTCAGCCAAGATTACAGACTATGCGCTGGTGCGTGGAAGCGCCCAGATCGGCGAATCCGCTACCCTAAGCGGGTATGCGATTGCGGACGGTTCTGCAAAAATAACAGGTCATGGTCATGTAGGGGATCAAGCCGTTGTTACTGAACAAGCAGAAGTTTCGGAATATGGACAGGTGGTCGAAAGCGCTTTAGTGAAGGGATATTATACTGTGAGCGGTCATGCCGTAGTTAAGGGGCTTTCGATTGGTCACGGCGGGGTCAGCAAGCGAGAACATGGAGGAGCCACCGGACAGGCCGTTACTTACGGCGATTTCTTCGATGATATGGGATATACCATAAGTGGCGGTTCCTTTGCAGGCTATGAAAGTTTGGAGGCCTCTGTGAAAAACTTCAGAGACGGTTATGCCCGATCAGACGGCAAGGGCGGCTATATGCGCTAA
- the gcvPB gene encoding aminomethyl-transferring glycine dehydrogenase subunit GcvPB, which translates to MTQAGQDQKQELLKEHDQSLIFELSRSGRIAYSLPECDVPQRPVAELLPDYALRSEPAALPEVYEVDVIRHYTALSRRNFGVDNGFYPLGSCTMKYNPKVNEDVARYAGFAKIHPYQPEDSIQGAMELLYTLQNDLAALTGMDAVTLQPAAGAHGEWTGLMMIRSYHEARGERRNKVLVPDSSHGTNPASATVAGFETVTLPSTPQGLVDLDALRQAVGNDTAALMLTNPNTLGLFEKQIADIAAIVHEAGGLLYYDGANSNAIMGITRPGDMGFDVVHLNLHKTMSTPHGGGGPGAGPVGVKQRLIPYLPKPMVVRDPQGTYRWDREQGDSIGRVKAFYGNFGILVRAYAYIRSYGPDGLKRVSECAVLNANYMMHRLAPYFDLPYPGHCKHEFVMSGRNLKKFGVRTLDVAKRLLDFGYHPPTIYFPLNVEECIMIEPTETESKETLDGFIDTMIQISREAEENPELVMNAPYTTPVTRLDETTAARKPVLNCSCS; encoded by the coding sequence ATGACGCAGGCCGGACAGGATCAGAAGCAGGAGCTGTTAAAGGAACATGATCAATCACTCATTTTTGAATTGAGCCGTTCGGGTCGTATCGCCTATTCCCTTCCCGAATGCGATGTTCCCCAGCGCCCGGTGGCAGAGCTTTTGCCGGATTATGCGCTGCGCAGTGAGCCTGCGGCATTACCGGAGGTATACGAAGTAGACGTTATTCGCCATTATACCGCCTTGTCCCGGCGCAATTTTGGCGTAGACAACGGATTTTATCCGCTCGGCTCCTGTACGATGAAATATAATCCGAAGGTAAACGAGGATGTCGCCCGTTATGCAGGCTTCGCTAAAATTCATCCATATCAGCCTGAGGATAGCATCCAGGGGGCCATGGAGCTGCTGTATACGCTCCAAAACGATCTGGCCGCGTTAACCGGCATGGATGCCGTCACCCTTCAGCCCGCAGCAGGCGCCCATGGCGAATGGACCGGGCTGATGATGATCCGCTCCTACCATGAAGCCCGTGGTGAGCGTCGTAACAAAGTGCTCGTGCCGGATTCCTCGCACGGAACGAACCCCGCCAGTGCAACCGTCGCGGGCTTCGAAACGGTCACCCTCCCCTCGACCCCGCAGGGGCTGGTGGATCTGGACGCGCTGCGTCAAGCCGTAGGCAACGACACCGCTGCGCTCATGCTGACCAATCCGAACACGCTTGGCCTGTTCGAGAAGCAAATCGCTGACATTGCCGCGATTGTGCATGAGGCCGGAGGCCTGCTCTACTATGACGGCGCGAATTCCAACGCCATCATGGGCATTACCCGCCCTGGGGATATGGGCTTCGATGTTGTGCATCTCAACTTGCACAAAACGATGAGTACCCCGCATGGCGGAGGTGGCCCCGGCGCAGGGCCTGTCGGCGTGAAGCAGCGGCTCATTCCCTATTTGCCAAAGCCGATGGTTGTGCGTGATCCTCAGGGTACGTATCGCTGGGACCGGGAGCAGGGAGATTCCATCGGACGGGTCAAAGCCTTTTACGGTAATTTCGGCATTCTCGTCCGTGCTTATGCCTATATCCGCAGCTATGGTCCTGACGGCTTGAAGCGGGTATCTGAATGCGCCGTACTGAATGCCAATTATATGATGCATCGGCTGGCTCCGTATTTCGATCTTCCCTACCCGGGCCACTGCAAACACGAATTCGTAATGTCTGGACGGAATTTGAAAAAATTTGGAGTGCGTACGCTGGATGTTGCCAAACGCTTGCTCGATTTCGGCTACCATCCACCTACGATTTATTTTCCACTGAATGTAGAGGAATGTATCATGATTGAGCCGACGGAAACAGAAAGCAAGGAAACGCTTGATGGTTTTATCGACACCATGATTCAGATTTCGCGAGAAGCGGAGGAGAATCCCGAACTGGTGATGAATGCACCCTATACCACGCCAGTCACACGCTTGGACGAAACCACTGCCGCCCGCAAGCCTGTATTGAACTGCTCGTGCAGCTAA
- a CDS encoding PTS sugar transporter subunit IIA: MSIMTIDKVKMNATAKDKYEAIRMAGQILLDAGHITSEYIDKMLEREEIVSTYIGNGLAIPHGTKESKALIQSTGISIIQFPQGVDFGEEKAYMVIGIAAQGGDHMEILTGIAMVCAEEENMDKLRNAVTPQEIIDLFESEMEL, translated from the coding sequence GTGAGCATAATGACGATAGATAAAGTAAAAATGAACGCAACCGCCAAAGACAAATATGAGGCGATACGCATGGCTGGACAGATTCTGCTGGATGCGGGACATATTACAAGTGAGTACATTGACAAGATGCTTGAACGCGAGGAGATCGTGTCCACTTATATCGGGAATGGGTTGGCTATTCCACATGGCACAAAGGAATCCAAAGCGTTAATTCAATCGACAGGAATCTCGATCATTCAGTTCCCGCAAGGTGTAGATTTTGGAGAAGAGAAAGCATATATGGTGATCGGCATCGCAGCACAAGGCGGCGATCATATGGAGATTCTGACGGGGATCGCTATGGTATGTGCGGAGGAAGAAAACATGGACAAACTTCGTAACGCGGTGACCCCTCAGGAAATTATCGATTTGTTTGAAAGTGAGATGGAACTATGA
- the gcvT gene encoding glycine cleavage system aminomethyltransferase GcvT: MTNLRRTPLYSSYGTLPGVRCIDFGGWELPVQFSGIQKEHEAVRQHAGLFDVSHMGEFLVEGKEAQAFLQQVTTNDVSQLEPGQAQYSLLCYPDGGVVDDLLVYCKGPERYMLVVNASNIDKDWDWLMRHAPASVHLENVSDAIALLALQGPEAARIMAAVTDTDITNLASFRFRENVQLFGVKALVSRTGYTGEDGFEMYIPAAEAAAVWEGLLRAGESYGLIPAGLGARDTLRFEARLPLYGQELSATISPLEAGLGFFVKLGKGDFIGREALQRQKEQGIPRKLIGLELLDRGIPRAHYPVFAEGQQIGEVTTGTQSPTLKRNLGLALVDSRFSTLSTPLEVEIRGKRLRAEVVAAPFYKRSH; this comes from the coding sequence ATGACTAACTTGCGAAGAACACCGCTGTATTCTTCTTACGGGACGCTGCCCGGAGTCCGTTGCATTGACTTTGGAGGTTGGGAGCTCCCTGTGCAGTTTAGCGGCATTCAAAAGGAGCATGAGGCCGTCCGCCAACATGCGGGATTATTCGATGTATCGCATATGGGCGAGTTTTTGGTTGAAGGCAAAGAAGCCCAAGCTTTTCTGCAACAAGTAACGACGAACGATGTCAGCCAGTTGGAACCGGGTCAGGCCCAGTACTCGCTCTTGTGTTACCCCGATGGTGGTGTGGTGGATGACCTGCTTGTGTACTGCAAAGGACCGGAGCGCTACATGCTGGTTGTCAATGCCTCCAACATCGACAAGGATTGGGATTGGCTTATGCGCCACGCGCCTGCATCCGTTCATCTCGAAAATGTGTCGGATGCCATAGCATTGCTGGCGTTGCAAGGCCCGGAAGCAGCGCGTATTATGGCAGCCGTGACAGATACGGATATAACCAATCTGGCCTCCTTCCGATTCCGTGAGAACGTGCAGCTGTTCGGAGTGAAAGCACTCGTCTCCCGCACCGGATATACAGGTGAAGATGGTTTTGAAATGTATATACCTGCAGCGGAAGCAGCCGCTGTATGGGAAGGATTGCTTCGCGCAGGTGAGTCGTATGGTCTGATTCCCGCCGGGCTTGGTGCCCGGGATACGCTGCGCTTTGAGGCACGGCTGCCCTTGTACGGACAAGAGCTATCTGCCACGATTTCACCGCTTGAGGCTGGCTTGGGCTTTTTCGTTAAGCTGGGCAAGGGAGATTTTATCGGCAGAGAAGCGCTGCAGCGTCAGAAGGAGCAAGGTATTCCCCGCAAGCTGATCGGACTGGAATTGCTGGATCGCGGTATCCCGCGCGCCCATTACCCGGTATTCGCGGAAGGACAGCAAATCGGTGAGGTTACAACGGGAACCCAGTCGCCAACCTTAAAGCGCAATCTGGGTCTGGCCCTGGTGGACAGCCGTTTTAGCACGCTATCCACACCGCTGGAGGTCGAGATCCGTGGCAAACGCCTGCGCGCCGAGGTGGTAGCAGCGCCTTTTTATAAACGTTCACACTGA
- the gcvPA gene encoding aminomethyl-transferring glycine dehydrogenase subunit GcvPA, whose translation MKQHRYLPMTEQDQTEMLRVVGVSSIDDLFSDIPAEIRYQGELPMSSRLDERALTRHLAELAGHNANTDTHVSFLGAGIYDHHIPSVIQHITSRSEFYTAYTPYQPEVSQGELQAIFEFQSYICELTGMAVANASMYDGATALAEAGSLAASATRRKQLIVSRTVHPEARQVLAAYARGLGLDIVEIGYSDGVTDVEALAAAVSEQTAAVLVQSPNFFGAVEHLKPMADLIHAHQGLMVVSANPLALGLLETPGKQGADIVVGDAQPLGISPSLGGPTCGYFAVSQAHMRRIPGRIVGQTTDRNGKRGFVLTLQAREQHIRREKATSNICSNQALLALSASVYLSVMGRQGMREVAELNLHKSRYALEQLLSLKGVTASFNAPTFNEFALKLPEGTDMAKLQAGLLDAGFIGGYELGRDYEELAGHMLIAVTEQRTKEEIDQFVHTLGGLL comes from the coding sequence ATGAAGCAGCATCGCTATCTGCCCATGACCGAACAGGACCAAACCGAAATGCTGCGTGTGGTCGGCGTATCGTCCATTGACGATTTATTTAGTGATATTCCAGCAGAAATCCGATATCAGGGCGAGCTGCCCATGTCCTCTCGACTGGACGAAAGAGCCTTAACCCGCCATCTGGCCGAGCTGGCAGGGCATAATGCCAACACAGACACACATGTCAGCTTTCTTGGTGCAGGGATTTATGATCATCATATTCCGTCCGTCATTCAGCACATCACTTCGCGCTCGGAATTTTACACTGCCTACACTCCCTATCAGCCAGAGGTAAGCCAGGGCGAGCTGCAAGCCATATTCGAATTTCAATCGTATATTTGCGAATTAACAGGCATGGCTGTAGCCAATGCCAGCATGTATGATGGAGCGACTGCGCTGGCAGAGGCAGGCTCACTGGCCGCCTCTGCCACCCGCCGTAAACAGCTTATCGTATCACGAACCGTCCACCCGGAGGCACGTCAGGTATTGGCTGCCTATGCACGCGGGCTAGGCTTGGACATCGTGGAGATTGGCTATTCGGACGGTGTAACGGATGTAGAGGCATTGGCAGCGGCCGTATCGGAACAGACGGCGGCTGTTTTGGTTCAAAGTCCCAACTTTTTCGGAGCCGTGGAACATTTGAAGCCGATGGCTGATCTGATCCATGCGCACCAAGGGCTTATGGTTGTCAGCGCCAACCCGCTGGCGCTGGGCTTGCTGGAGACGCCCGGCAAGCAGGGTGCGGATATTGTCGTCGGAGACGCACAGCCGCTTGGCATCTCTCCCTCCCTTGGCGGTCCGACCTGCGGTTACTTTGCCGTTTCTCAGGCGCATATGCGCCGCATCCCCGGGCGTATTGTGGGCCAAACGACAGACCGCAACGGCAAACGCGGCTTCGTGCTGACCTTGCAGGCACGGGAACAGCATATCCGCCGTGAAAAAGCCACGTCCAACATTTGCTCCAATCAAGCATTGCTTGCTTTATCTGCATCTGTGTATTTGTCCGTTATGGGGAGACAGGGCATGCGGGAAGTCGCCGAGCTGAATTTGCATAAAAGCCGCTATGCATTGGAGCAATTGCTAAGCTTAAAGGGCGTAACTGCTTCCTTTAACGCGCCGACCTTTAACGAGTTTGCCCTTAAACTGCCTGAGGGTACGGATATGGCCAAGCTCCAGGCCGGATTGCTTGATGCGGGATTTATCGGTGGCTATGAGTTGGGCCGGGACTACGAGGAGCTTGCAGGTCACATGCTGATTGCCGTAACCGAGCAAAGAACAAAAGAAGAGATCGACCAATTTGTACACACCTTGGGGGGATTGCTATGA
- the gcvH gene encoding glycine cleavage system protein GcvH, with product MSEVKQQLWYTEEHEWVERIEDGKVRIGITDFAQHQLGDIVFVELPEEGAAIEQGAEVGTIESVKTVSDLFSPVTGTVLRVNETLETTPELVNESPYEKGWMIEVEISNDVEEALGKLLSADEYERLTAEG from the coding sequence ATGAGCGAAGTGAAACAGCAGCTTTGGTATACGGAGGAGCATGAATGGGTTGAGCGTATAGAGGATGGAAAGGTTCGAATCGGTATTACAGATTTTGCACAGCACCAACTGGGTGACATTGTTTTTGTGGAGTTGCCTGAGGAGGGAGCAGCAATTGAACAAGGAGCGGAGGTTGGTACCATTGAATCGGTGAAGACGGTATCCGATTTGTTTTCTCCGGTGACGGGAACCGTATTAAGGGTGAATGAAACGTTGGAAACTACGCCTGAGCTGGTTAACGAGTCTCCCTATGAAAAAGGCTGGATGATCGAGGTCGAGATCAGCAACGATGTGGAGGAAGCTCTGGGCAAGCTATTGTCTGCGGATGAGTACGAGAGATTGACTGCCGAAGGGTAA